A stretch of the Rhizobium leguminosarum genome encodes the following:
- a CDS encoding ABC transporter substrate-binding protein — MRRHLLTTTAAVLLAMTGSAYAGMDEAKTFLDKEIGDVSTLSRADQEKEMQWFIDAAKPLQGMEIKVVSETLTTHKYESEVLAPAFTAITGIKVTHDVIQEGDVVEKIQTQMQTGQNLYDGWVNDSDLIGTHWRYQQVRNLTDWMAGEGKDVTNPGLDINDFIGTKFTTAPDKKLYQLPDQQFANLYWFRYDWFNDEKNKADFKAKYGYDLGVPVNWSAYEDIAEFFTGRDVNGKKVFGHMDYGKKDPSLGWRFTDAWLSMAGNGDKGLPNGLPVDEWGIKVDEKSRPVGSCVARGGDTNGPASVYSIQKYLDWLKAYAPPEAQGMTFSESGPVPAQGNVAQQIFWYTAFTADMVKPGLPVMNEDGTPKWRMAPSPHGVYWKDGMKLGYQDVGSWTLMKSTPTDRAKAAWLYAQFVTSKTIDVKKSQLGLTFIRESTIRDKSFTERAPKLGGLIEFYRSPARVQWSPTGTNVPDYPKLAQLWWQAIGDAAAGAKTPQEAMDSLCGEQEKVMGRIEKSGVQGDIGPKLVKEHDLAYWNADAVKKGNLAPQLKIENEKEKPVTINYDELVKSWQSK; from the coding sequence ATGCGACGGCATTTATTGACGACGACAGCAGCGGTACTGCTGGCCATGACCGGGTCGGCCTATGCCGGCATGGACGAGGCAAAAACGTTCCTGGACAAAGAGATCGGCGACGTGTCGACGCTCTCTCGCGCCGACCAGGAAAAGGAAATGCAGTGGTTCATCGATGCTGCGAAGCCTTTGCAGGGTATGGAGATCAAGGTCGTTTCGGAAACCTTGACCACTCACAAGTATGAGTCCGAGGTTCTGGCTCCGGCCTTTACTGCGATCACCGGCATCAAGGTCACACACGACGTCATTCAAGAGGGTGACGTTGTCGAGAAGATCCAGACACAGATGCAGACCGGGCAGAACCTTTATGACGGCTGGGTCAACGACTCCGACTTGATCGGTACGCATTGGCGCTATCAGCAGGTGCGCAACCTGACCGACTGGATGGCCGGCGAAGGCAAGGACGTTACCAACCCCGGCCTCGATATCAACGACTTCATCGGCACCAAGTTTACGACGGCACCGGACAAGAAGCTTTATCAGCTTCCCGACCAGCAGTTCGCCAACCTCTATTGGTTCCGGTACGACTGGTTCAACGACGAGAAGAACAAGGCCGATTTCAAGGCGAAATACGGCTACGATCTCGGCGTTCCGGTCAACTGGTCGGCCTATGAGGACATTGCCGAATTCTTTACCGGCCGTGACGTGAACGGCAAGAAGGTCTTCGGCCACATGGACTACGGCAAGAAGGACCCGTCGCTCGGCTGGCGCTTCACCGACGCCTGGCTTTCGATGGCCGGCAATGGTGACAAGGGTCTGCCGAACGGTCTTCCGGTCGACGAATGGGGTATCAAGGTTGACGAGAAGTCGCGTCCCGTCGGTTCATGCGTCGCGCGTGGCGGCGATACCAACGGCCCGGCATCGGTCTATTCGATCCAGAAATATCTCGATTGGTTGAAGGCCTACGCACCGCCGGAAGCTCAGGGCATGACCTTCTCGGAATCCGGTCCGGTGCCGGCACAGGGTAACGTCGCGCAGCAGATCTTCTGGTACACGGCGTTTACAGCAGACATGGTCAAGCCTGGCCTGCCTGTTATGAATGAGGACGGTACGCCGAAATGGCGCATGGCACCGAGCCCGCATGGCGTTTACTGGAAAGACGGCATGAAGCTCGGTTATCAGGACGTCGGTTCCTGGACGCTGATGAAGTCGACGCCGACGGACCGTGCGAAAGCTGCCTGGCTCTATGCACAGTTCGTGACCTCGAAGACGATTGACGTGAAGAAGAGCCAGCTCGGTCTCACCTTCATCCGCGAATCCACCATTCGCGACAAGAGCTTTACGGAGCGTGCTCCGAAGCTCGGCGGTCTGATCGAGTTCTATCGTTCGCCTGCGCGTGTTCAGTGGTCGCCAACCGGTACCAACGTTCCCGACTATCCGAAGCTGGCTCAGCTTTGGTGGCAGGCTATCGGTGACGCCGCTGCAGGCGCCAAGACACCGCAGGAAGCCATGGATTCTCTTTGCGGCGAGCAGGAGAAGGTCATGGGCCGTATCGAGAAATCGGGCGTCCAGGGCGATATCGGCCCGAAGCTCGTCAAAGAGCATGATCTCGCTTATTGGAACGCGGATGCGGTGAAGAAGGGCAACCTTGCGCCGCAGCTGAAGATCGAGAACGAGAAGGAAAAGCCGGTCACCATCAACTACGACGAACTCGTCAAGAGCTGGCAGTCGAAGTAA